In the genome of Raphanus sativus cultivar WK10039 chromosome 4, ASM80110v3, whole genome shotgun sequence, one region contains:
- the LOC108854085 gene encoding uncharacterized protein At2g33490 isoform X2 produces the protein MMKASIGRLRKLTSHKVDAKEKGELVATALVDELARAGKDMQDMRDCYDRLLAAAAVTANSAYEFSESLGEMGSCLEQIAPHNDEESSRILFMLGKVQFDLQKLLDTYRSHIFKTITSPSESLLSDLRTVEDMKQQCDEKRNVFEMAVVKDKGRAKSSKGERHISAESRPAYNEFHEEATMCIFRLKSLKEGQARSLLTQAVRHHTAQMRLFYTGMKSLDAVERHVRVSAEKQHIDCDLSVHENEVEDSEDDDDDDDDGQYINKEGEVSFAYKENEQRVEAASISPTWGSMNIDDTDLSFPRPSVTRTSAVNADHREEYHPHKMTSYSAPLFPEKKTKTNPSSNAYVLPTPSDSRYSKPALNPRPANHSSGNIWHSSPLEPIKSGKDVENNSIYVRLPRPSTTDKHHQQQQQQAAAVRYAFSGPIKPSSSKPVTTATDTFRHLPTPPPPVPQSHSPRASPTASPPPPASSSSPRCNELHELPRPPGHFAPPPRRAKSPVLVGHSAPLPLTGLNQERNKTFTLAPPSATTNIVASPLPVPPLVIPRSYSIPSNNNHRAVAQRAVGRNEDRVSSPPLTPMSLSRPLESTGVAQTSQIRGY, from the exons ATGATGAAAGCTTCGATTGGGAGGTTAAGGAAACTAACATCGCATAAGGTCGATGCCAAGGAGAAAGGAGAGCTCGTTGCTACGGCACTGGTTGACGAACTCGCTAGAGCCGGGAAG GATATGCAAGATATGAGAGACTGCTACGATAGACTACTCGCTGCTGCTGCTGTAACGGCAAATAGTGCTTATG AGTTCTCTGAGTCATTGGGAGAGATGGGTTCTTGTTTGGAGCAAATTGCGCCTCATAACGACGAGGAAAGCA GTAGAATCTTGTTTATGTTGGGTAAAGTTCAGTTTGATCTTCAGAAACTTCTTGACACATAT CGTAGTCATATATTCAAGACGATTACATCCCCATCAGAATCACTTCTCAGTGACCTCAGAACTGTTGAG GATATGAAACAACAATGCGACGAGAagag AAATGTGTTTGAGATGGCGGTTGTGAAAGATAAAGGAAGGGCTAAAAGCAGTAAAGGAGAGAGGCATATTTCTGCAGAGTCTCGACCTGCTTACAATGAGTTTCATGAAGAAGCAACAATGTGCATTTTTCGATTGAAATCTCTCAAGGAAGGACAAGCTCGTAGTCTCCTCACGCAAGCAGTCCGTCACCACACTGCTCAG atgCGTCTGTTCTACACTGGAATGAAATCTCTCGATGCAGTAGAGCGTCACGTAAGAGTTTCTGCAGAGAAACAACACATTGACTGTGATCTCTCTGTTCATGAGAACGAAGTGGAAGATagtgaagatgatgatgatgatgatgatgatggccAATACATAAACAAAGAAGGAGAAGTCAGTTTTGCGTACAAAGAAAATGAGCAGAGGGTAGAAGCTGCTTCTATCTCTCCAACATGGGGTTCAATGAAT ATAGACGATACGGACCTCTCCTTTCCTCGTCCTTCTGTAACAAGAACTTCAGCG GTAAACGCTGATCATAGAGAAGAATACCACCCTCACAAGATGACCAGCTATTCAGCTCCGTTGTTCCcggaaaagaaaacaaagacgaATCCATCTTCCAACGCTTACGTGTTACCCACGCCAAGCGATTCAAGGTACTCAAAACCGGCTTTAaacccgagaccagcaaaccaCAGCTCCGGAAACATATGGCATTCATCTCCGTTAGAACCGATTAAAAGCGGAAAGGATGTGGAAAACAACAGCATCTACGTACGCCTCCCTCGCCCTTCTACAACAGACAagcatcatcaacaacaacaacagcaagcAGCAGCTGTAAGATACGCATTTTCCGGACCGATCAAACCCTCATCATCAAAACCTGTCACCACCGCCACAGACACGTTTCGTCATCTGccgactcctcctcctcctgtaCCCCAGTCTCATTCCCCGAGAGCCTCCCCTACAGCttcacctcctcctcctgcttcttcttcttccccgaGGTGTAACGAGCTTCACGAGCTTCCGAGACCGCCGGGCCACTTTGCACCACCGCCAAGACGAGCCAAATCCCCTGTTCTTGTTGGTCACTCGGCGCCTTTACCTTTAACCGGATTGaaccaagaaagaaacaaaactttTACTCTTGCTCCTCCTTCAGCCACCACCAACATTGTGGCATCGCCACTTCCAGTTCCTCCATTGGTCATTCCTCGAAGCTACTCTATACCTTCAAATAATAACCATAGAGCCGTTGCTCAACGAGCGGTTGGAAGGAACGAAGATAGAGTTTCATCCCCACCGTTAACACCAATGAGCCTGTCTCGGCCGCTTGAGTCCACTGGAGTTGCTCAGACCAGTCAAATCAGAG gttattaa
- the LOC108854085 gene encoding uncharacterized protein At2g33490 isoform X3, whose protein sequence is MSSLSHWERWVLVWSKLRLITTRKAVESCLCWVKFSLIFRNFLTHIHIFKTITSPSESLLSDLRTVEDMKQQCDEKRNVFEMAVVKDKGRAKSSKGERHISAESRPAYNEFHEEATMCIFRLKSLKEGQARSLLTQAVRHHTAQMRLFYTGMKSLDAVERHVRVSAEKQHIDCDLSVHENEVEDSEDDDDDDDDGQYINKEGEVSFAYKENEQRVEAASISPTWGSMNIDDTDLSFPRPSVTRTSAVNADHREEYHPHKMTSYSAPLFPEKKTKTNPSSNAYVLPTPSDSRYSKPALNPRPANHSSGNIWHSSPLEPIKSGKDVENNSIYVRLPRPSTTDKHHQQQQQQAAAVRYAFSGPIKPSSSKPVTTATDTFRHLPTPPPPVPQSHSPRASPTASPPPPASSSSPRCNELHELPRPPGHFAPPPRRAKSPVLVGHSAPLPLTGLNQERNKTFTLAPPSATTNIVASPLPVPPLVIPRSYSIPSNNNHRAVAQRAVGRNEDRVSSPPLTPMSLSRPLESTGVAQTSQIRGVGELIER, encoded by the exons ATG AGTTCTCTGAGTCATTGGGAGAGATGGGTTCTTGTTTGGAGCAAATTGCGCCTCATAACGACGAGGAAAGCA GTAGAATCTTGTTTATGTTGGGTAAAGTTCAGTTTGATCTTCAGAAACTTCTTGACACATAT TCATATATTCAAGACGATTACATCCCCATCAGAATCACTTCTCAGTGACCTCAGAACTGTTGAG GATATGAAACAACAATGCGACGAGAagag AAATGTGTTTGAGATGGCGGTTGTGAAAGATAAAGGAAGGGCTAAAAGCAGTAAAGGAGAGAGGCATATTTCTGCAGAGTCTCGACCTGCTTACAATGAGTTTCATGAAGAAGCAACAATGTGCATTTTTCGATTGAAATCTCTCAAGGAAGGACAAGCTCGTAGTCTCCTCACGCAAGCAGTCCGTCACCACACTGCTCAG atgCGTCTGTTCTACACTGGAATGAAATCTCTCGATGCAGTAGAGCGTCACGTAAGAGTTTCTGCAGAGAAACAACACATTGACTGTGATCTCTCTGTTCATGAGAACGAAGTGGAAGATagtgaagatgatgatgatgatgatgatgatggccAATACATAAACAAAGAAGGAGAAGTCAGTTTTGCGTACAAAGAAAATGAGCAGAGGGTAGAAGCTGCTTCTATCTCTCCAACATGGGGTTCAATGAAT ATAGACGATACGGACCTCTCCTTTCCTCGTCCTTCTGTAACAAGAACTTCAGCG GTAAACGCTGATCATAGAGAAGAATACCACCCTCACAAGATGACCAGCTATTCAGCTCCGTTGTTCCcggaaaagaaaacaaagacgaATCCATCTTCCAACGCTTACGTGTTACCCACGCCAAGCGATTCAAGGTACTCAAAACCGGCTTTAaacccgagaccagcaaaccaCAGCTCCGGAAACATATGGCATTCATCTCCGTTAGAACCGATTAAAAGCGGAAAGGATGTGGAAAACAACAGCATCTACGTACGCCTCCCTCGCCCTTCTACAACAGACAagcatcatcaacaacaacaacagcaagcAGCAGCTGTAAGATACGCATTTTCCGGACCGATCAAACCCTCATCATCAAAACCTGTCACCACCGCCACAGACACGTTTCGTCATCTGccgactcctcctcctcctgtaCCCCAGTCTCATTCCCCGAGAGCCTCCCCTACAGCttcacctcctcctcctgcttcttcttcttccccgaGGTGTAACGAGCTTCACGAGCTTCCGAGACCGCCGGGCCACTTTGCACCACCGCCAAGACGAGCCAAATCCCCTGTTCTTGTTGGTCACTCGGCGCCTTTACCTTTAACCGGATTGaaccaagaaagaaacaaaactttTACTCTTGCTCCTCCTTCAGCCACCACCAACATTGTGGCATCGCCACTTCCAGTTCCTCCATTGGTCATTCCTCGAAGCTACTCTATACCTTCAAATAATAACCATAGAGCCGTTGCTCAACGAGCGGTTGGAAGGAACGAAGATAGAGTTTCATCCCCACCGTTAACACCAATGAGCCTGTCTCGGCCGCTTGAGTCCACTGGAGTTGCTCAGACCAGTCAAATCAGAG GAGTAGGAGAGTTGATAGAACGATGA
- the LOC108854085 gene encoding uncharacterized protein At2g33490 isoform X1: protein MMKASIGRLRKLTSHKVDAKEKGELVATALVDELARAGKDMQDMRDCYDRLLAAAAVTANSAYEFSESLGEMGSCLEQIAPHNDEESSRILFMLGKVQFDLQKLLDTYRSHIFKTITSPSESLLSDLRTVEDMKQQCDEKRNVFEMAVVKDKGRAKSSKGERHISAESRPAYNEFHEEATMCIFRLKSLKEGQARSLLTQAVRHHTAQMRLFYTGMKSLDAVERHVRVSAEKQHIDCDLSVHENEVEDSEDDDDDDDDGQYINKEGEVSFAYKENEQRVEAASISPTWGSMNIDDTDLSFPRPSVTRTSAVNADHREEYHPHKMTSYSAPLFPEKKTKTNPSSNAYVLPTPSDSRYSKPALNPRPANHSSGNIWHSSPLEPIKSGKDVENNSIYVRLPRPSTTDKHHQQQQQQAAAVRYAFSGPIKPSSSKPVTTATDTFRHLPTPPPPVPQSHSPRASPTASPPPPASSSSPRCNELHELPRPPGHFAPPPRRAKSPVLVGHSAPLPLTGLNQERNKTFTLAPPSATTNIVASPLPVPPLVIPRSYSIPSNNNHRAVAQRAVGRNEDRVSSPPLTPMSLSRPLESTGVAQTSQIRGVGELIER, encoded by the exons ATGATGAAAGCTTCGATTGGGAGGTTAAGGAAACTAACATCGCATAAGGTCGATGCCAAGGAGAAAGGAGAGCTCGTTGCTACGGCACTGGTTGACGAACTCGCTAGAGCCGGGAAG GATATGCAAGATATGAGAGACTGCTACGATAGACTACTCGCTGCTGCTGCTGTAACGGCAAATAGTGCTTATG AGTTCTCTGAGTCATTGGGAGAGATGGGTTCTTGTTTGGAGCAAATTGCGCCTCATAACGACGAGGAAAGCA GTAGAATCTTGTTTATGTTGGGTAAAGTTCAGTTTGATCTTCAGAAACTTCTTGACACATAT CGTAGTCATATATTCAAGACGATTACATCCCCATCAGAATCACTTCTCAGTGACCTCAGAACTGTTGAG GATATGAAACAACAATGCGACGAGAagag AAATGTGTTTGAGATGGCGGTTGTGAAAGATAAAGGAAGGGCTAAAAGCAGTAAAGGAGAGAGGCATATTTCTGCAGAGTCTCGACCTGCTTACAATGAGTTTCATGAAGAAGCAACAATGTGCATTTTTCGATTGAAATCTCTCAAGGAAGGACAAGCTCGTAGTCTCCTCACGCAAGCAGTCCGTCACCACACTGCTCAG atgCGTCTGTTCTACACTGGAATGAAATCTCTCGATGCAGTAGAGCGTCACGTAAGAGTTTCTGCAGAGAAACAACACATTGACTGTGATCTCTCTGTTCATGAGAACGAAGTGGAAGATagtgaagatgatgatgatgatgatgatgatggccAATACATAAACAAAGAAGGAGAAGTCAGTTTTGCGTACAAAGAAAATGAGCAGAGGGTAGAAGCTGCTTCTATCTCTCCAACATGGGGTTCAATGAAT ATAGACGATACGGACCTCTCCTTTCCTCGTCCTTCTGTAACAAGAACTTCAGCG GTAAACGCTGATCATAGAGAAGAATACCACCCTCACAAGATGACCAGCTATTCAGCTCCGTTGTTCCcggaaaagaaaacaaagacgaATCCATCTTCCAACGCTTACGTGTTACCCACGCCAAGCGATTCAAGGTACTCAAAACCGGCTTTAaacccgagaccagcaaaccaCAGCTCCGGAAACATATGGCATTCATCTCCGTTAGAACCGATTAAAAGCGGAAAGGATGTGGAAAACAACAGCATCTACGTACGCCTCCCTCGCCCTTCTACAACAGACAagcatcatcaacaacaacaacagcaagcAGCAGCTGTAAGATACGCATTTTCCGGACCGATCAAACCCTCATCATCAAAACCTGTCACCACCGCCACAGACACGTTTCGTCATCTGccgactcctcctcctcctgtaCCCCAGTCTCATTCCCCGAGAGCCTCCCCTACAGCttcacctcctcctcctgcttcttcttcttccccgaGGTGTAACGAGCTTCACGAGCTTCCGAGACCGCCGGGCCACTTTGCACCACCGCCAAGACGAGCCAAATCCCCTGTTCTTGTTGGTCACTCGGCGCCTTTACCTTTAACCGGATTGaaccaagaaagaaacaaaactttTACTCTTGCTCCTCCTTCAGCCACCACCAACATTGTGGCATCGCCACTTCCAGTTCCTCCATTGGTCATTCCTCGAAGCTACTCTATACCTTCAAATAATAACCATAGAGCCGTTGCTCAACGAGCGGTTGGAAGGAACGAAGATAGAGTTTCATCCCCACCGTTAACACCAATGAGCCTGTCTCGGCCGCTTGAGTCCACTGGAGTTGCTCAGACCAGTCAAATCAGAG GAGTAGGAGAGTTGATAGAACGATGA